A window of the Linepithema humile isolate Giens D197 chromosome 4, Lhum_UNIL_v1.0, whole genome shotgun sequence genome harbors these coding sequences:
- the LOC136999468 gene encoding uncharacterized protein, which produces MWNEIHRTFDNHARGIECQFKDWKLVNSRRCGLLTQLFFKCQMCHYKANIWSESTEPEKLDLNKATVATTITVGNGYAQLEEFCAGINIPCMSEKTYIKYREDIVDDFQKTAMESMKMAGELEKQLALERNETINGIPYITVVADGSWMKRSYGNAYDSLSGVGAIIGYRTRKVLFIGIRNKFCTVCDMAERNGFEPRRHKCYKNFDRKASSTKMESDAIVEGFKSSLEMHGLMYRTVIADGDSSVYQSIQNNAPYCEQMVTVKKIECTNHLLRNFCKKLKIVAETVQSKQHRTRGFVQLRNVVKNNILKMRKEMLEAATLRREEKVPHHSKATELQKDILNIPSHIFGEHKRCKERGRICEENHDKKQNYVPYLKAHGLYQKIESAVMYLSAYSDSLLLNLTNNPAEWFNSIICKEIGGKRINFGLRGSYNARVAGAVVQHNTQQVLTELHKTMGKDVPAIVENLEKRRQIKIAKTKEIRKVHGRLKKFNRQSGTDCYYGPQSQKPDLPPDVYEQLQENHFLKLDENAKNRQEIELQTRDQSKSDLWHSLKCQMLTASNFGTVCRMRPTTSCAATVKSILYPPHIDTSAMQYGRDMEEVARIELAAKLKKKINPCGLFVDNEYPYLGASPDGLIDEDGLVEIKCPLSAENFTVDEAIQKLPLLKGIFDKKNTDNMNRNHRFFYQVQGQLNIVQRNYCIFAIWTPKSLKTIRVNRDYVFWEKEMAPVLERFYLECMLPEILDSRHNRHMPIRDPKYITDAKEQAYKKKNCHVQKNKRSNEDENILPKNKKLKQKVLSSNATSIAAALDMEQDNDCILVSFSKSKHNLTKEEIAKRKKVLDDTIIPLSLVKENVLPVQSKLNDDSLDTFLRVVRETSCFETQSVQYLQFPELITASDSDNSLQIIGGNCTDHWRCIFFDGSKLHVYDSLPNCTYEKLAEKEKNYIRKSYPKINVSDIIFEKVQSQPDSTCCGIYAAAFATAVVLRRNPCEDKYSNDVERMRRHFMNIIENNELSLFPSQ; this is translated from the coding sequence atgtgGAATGAGATTCATAGAACCTTTGACAACCATGCGCGAGGAATCGAGTGCCAATTTAAAGATTGGAAACTCGTTAATTCTCGTCGTTGTGGATTACTGACGCAGTTGTTCTTTAAGTGCCAAATGTGCCACTATAAAGCCAATATTTGGTCAGAATCCACAGAACCTGAAAAGTTAGATCTCAATAAAGCTACTGTAGCTACAACTATAACAGTTGGGAATGGTTATGCCCAACTGGAAGAGTTCTGTGCTGGTATAAATATCCCTTGCATGTCTGAAAAGACTTATATCAAATATCGAGAAGATATAGTcgatgattttcaaaaaacagcCATGGAAAGTATGAAAATGGCAGGTGAACTTGAAAAACAACTCGCCCTCGAGAGGAATGAAACAATAAATGGCATTCCGTATATAACCGTTGTAGCGGATGGTAGTTGGATGAAGAGATCGTATGGCAACGCCTACGATTCACTGTCTGGTGTTGGTGCCATAATTGGTTACCGCACAAGAAAAGTACTCTTTATTGGTATccgcaataaattttgtacggTGTGTGACATGGCGGAGCGAAATGGTTTCGAGCCACGTCGTCataaatgctataaaaattttgaccgCAAGGCTAGCTCTACAAAAATGGAAAGCGACGCCATTGTAGAAGGCTTTAAAAGTAGTCTTGAAATGCACGGACTGATGTATAGAACAGTTATTGCTGATGGCGATAGCAGTGTATATCAGTCCATACAAAATAATGCACCGTATTGCGAACAAATGGTGACTGTTAAGAAAATAGAATGCACGAATCATTTGCTTcgtaatttttgcaaaaagctAAAAATTGTTGCAGAGACAGTTCAATCGAAACAACATAGGACACGTGGTTTTGTACAGCTACgaaatgttgtaaaaaacaacattttaaaaatgcgaAAAGAAATGTTAGAAGCAGCCACTCTACGAAGGGAAGAAAAAGTACCTCACCATAGCAAGGCTACGgaattacaaaaagatattttgaacatTCCTAGCCATATTTTTGGTGAGCATAAGAGATGTAAAGAACGCGGCCGCATATGTGAAGAAAACCATGataaaaaacagaattatGTGCCGTATTTGAAAGCTCACggtttatatcaaaaaattgaaagtgcTGTTATGTACTTGAGCGCTTATTCCGatagtttgttattaaatttaacaaacaatCCTGCAGAATGGTTTAATTCGATAATCTGCAAAGAAATAGGTGGAAAGCGCATAAATTTCGGCCTCAGAGGTTCATACAATGCTAGAGTTGCGGGAGCTGTTGTACAGCATAATACTCAGCAAGTTCTTACGGAACTGCATAAAACCATGGGTAAGGATGTTCCTGCAATAGTTGAGAATTTAGAAAAACGacggcaaataaaaattgcgaaaaccAAAGAAATTCGAAAAGTGCATGGCAgactaaaaaaattcaatcgaCAGTCAGGAACGGATTGTTATTATGGCCCACAGTCACAAAAACCAGATCTTCCGCCTGACGTATACGAACAATTACAAGAAAatcattttctaaaattggatgaaaatgcaaaaaataggCAAGAAATTGAACTACAAACAAGAGATCAAAGTAAAAGTGATCTATGGCATTCATTGAAATGTCAAATGTTAACGGCATCCAATTTTGGAACTGTATGTCGTATGAGACCAACAACGTCTTGTGCAGCGACTgtgaaaagtattttgtatccTCCACATATTGACACCTCAGCCATGCAATATGGCCGCGATATGGAGGAAGTCGCTAGAATAGAGTTGGCTGCaaaactaaaaaagaaaattaatccaTGCGGATTGTTCGTTGATAATGAATATCCATACTTGGGTGCTTCTCCTGATGGACTTATTGATGAAGATGGTCTAGTGGAGATTAAATGTCCTCTATCAGCAGAGAATTTTACAGTTGATGAGGCTATACAAAAATTGCCTTTACTGAAGggcatatttgataaaaaaaatactgataaCATGAATCGGAATCATCGATTCTTTTATCAAGTTCAAGGGCAGTTAAATATTGTGCAGcgaaattattgcatttttgcaatatGGACCCCAAAAAGTCTAAAAACCATACGTGTTAATAGAGACTACGTCTTTTGGGAAAAAGAAATGGCACCTGTCTTAGAACGCTTCTATTTAGAGTGTATGTTGCCAGAAATCTTAGACAGTCGGCATAATAGACATATGCCAATTAGAGATCCAAAATATATTACGGATGCTAAAGAACAagcatataaaaagaaaaattgtcacgtgcaaaaaaataaacgttcCAACGAAGATGAAAACATTTTgccaaagaataaaaaattaaaacagaaagTTTTGTCATCAAACGCTACAAGCATTGCTGCTGCTCTGGATATGGAGCAAGATAATGATTGCATCTTAGTCAGTTTTTCAAAGAGTAAACACAATCTGACTAAAGAAGAAATAGCAAaacgtaaaaaagttttagatGATACAATCATTCCTCTTTCTTTGGTGAAAGAGAATGTTCTGCCCGTACAGAGTAAACTGAACGATGATTCGTTAGACACATTTTTGCGCGTCGTTAGAGAAACTTCTTGTTTCGAAACGCAAAGTGTTCAGTACTTACAGTTCCCTGAACTAATAACAGCCAGCGATAGCGATAACAGCTTACAAATAATCGGAGGCAACTGTACAGATCACTGGCGATGTATTTTCTTTGATGGTTCCAAACTGCATGTGTATGACAGTTTACCTAACTGTACATACGAAAAATTGgcagaaaaggaaaaaaattatattcgcaaAAGTTATCCAAAAATAAACGTAAGCGATATAATATTCGAAAAAGTCCAATCACAACCGGACAGTACATGTTGCGGAATTTATGCAGCTGCTTTTGCTACAGCAGTAGTTTTACGAAGAAATCCTTGTGAGGACAAATATTCTAATGACGTAGAGCGCATGAGACGTCATTTCatgaatataatagaaaataacgaGCTGTCACTTTTTCCCTCACAATAA